One genomic segment of Leptospira sp. GIMC2001 includes these proteins:
- a CDS encoding baseplate J/gp47 family protein has protein sequence MDLKPYAPRTFDALLSQFISYVAAKGVRLTNWKPGSRIRTLSEAIIFILVKISGDFQAAYEHAIREACFETFGFGKLPGFKSVGFVRYVKADVVGSFSIPQFRIDLFGVRYRTVSTATIVEPATFVDIDIIADNFGPEGNIQGLEIDTVQGRGDITDSLTGEELVFDRIFNPFPISGGEGEESDEKREIRFQGYIQNLARSTLDGIRNAVLSIPGVVEAFVDENKNPYTGAPETGWVLVYISDGTALVSSELIDTVFDIINGVVNSSDVGYKGGGVQLFVGTIEIEPINVDYELDVLDTSALTDEQVESISTIAISNYVNRLKNGNNVVYDLLWAAGLSSHPDFQRIRFNTPTADVSVPTGKIPKIGGTGGGTIACTTIVRIPKP, from the coding sequence ATGGATTTAAAGCCTTACGCTCCAAGGACGTTTGATGCACTGTTATCGCAGTTCATTTCATATGTAGCTGCTAAAGGTGTGAGGCTTACCAATTGGAAACCAGGATCTAGAATCCGGACATTGTCCGAAGCCATAATATTTATCTTGGTCAAGATCTCAGGTGATTTTCAGGCTGCCTATGAACACGCAATAAGAGAAGCATGTTTCGAAACTTTCGGTTTCGGGAAACTCCCAGGATTCAAATCCGTGGGTTTCGTTCGTTATGTTAAAGCCGATGTAGTTGGTAGTTTTTCTATTCCTCAATTCCGTATTGATCTGTTTGGAGTTCGGTACCGAACTGTGTCCACTGCGACCATTGTTGAACCTGCGACTTTCGTAGATATCGATATCATTGCCGATAACTTCGGACCCGAAGGAAATATTCAAGGTCTCGAGATCGACACTGTTCAAGGACGAGGCGATATCACAGATTCGTTGACCGGTGAAGAACTGGTATTTGACAGGATATTCAATCCCTTCCCTATATCTGGAGGCGAAGGCGAAGAATCAGATGAAAAGCGAGAAATTAGATTTCAGGGTTATATTCAAAATTTAGCAAGATCCACTTTAGATGGAATCCGAAATGCAGTTCTCAGTATTCCCGGAGTGGTCGAGGCGTTTGTCGACGAGAACAAAAACCCTTATACAGGAGCTCCTGAAACTGGTTGGGTTTTGGTTTACATAAGTGATGGAACAGCCTTAGTCAGCTCCGAGTTAATCGACACGGTCTTCGATATTATCAACGGAGTAGTGAATTCCTCGGATGTTGGGTACAAAGGTGGTGGAGTTCAATTATTTGTCGGAACAATAGAAATTGAACCGATCAACGTCGACTACGAACTCGATGTTCTGGACACAAGTGCTTTGACCGATGAACAAGTTGAAAGTATTTCGACTATAGCAATTTCAAATTACGTTAACAGACTGAAAAACGGAAACAACGTTGTCTATGATTTGTTATGGGCTGCCGGTCTTTCTTCACATCCAGATTTTCAAAGAATAAGATTCAATACACCGACCGCCGATGTTTCGGTTCCGACCGGAAAGATTCCTAAAATAGGTGGAACAGGTGGTGGAACTATTGCTTGCACCACAATTGTGAGGATTCCGAAACCATGA
- a CDS encoding SGNH/GDSL hydrolase family protein, which translates to MKRFLLVLVLLFIPFCSQRNEKQDRELLLALFLAQNTSVYDQANCQLYYTLNPVYVAGGYAERYMRDLVQYQGASLTDSTWDIARTFDGFYDPLVHQINSVSGDTLCDYVSRFRKSVRTLDPRYLIFTTVGGNDLLRKIPNARISETFGELASAVKNHFPRAQRIYIHVHPTFNEYANQNRKQIANEIEKADPEGCFVNPDPCFSNPLKESEMLDEIHYGRLPALCIKKLIKDQCKVEIGGIYN; encoded by the coding sequence ATGAAAAGATTTCTTTTAGTTTTAGTACTCCTGTTTATTCCTTTTTGCTCACAGCGAAACGAAAAACAAGATCGAGAATTGCTACTAGCATTGTTCTTGGCTCAAAACACTTCGGTCTATGACCAAGCTAATTGCCAATTGTATTACACACTGAATCCCGTGTACGTGGCTGGTGGATATGCTGAAAGATACATGAGGGATCTCGTTCAATATCAAGGTGCATCGTTAACAGATTCGACTTGGGACATTGCGCGGACATTCGATGGATTTTATGATCCTTTGGTCCACCAAATCAATAGTGTATCAGGAGATACTCTATGCGACTATGTTTCTCGATTCAGGAAATCGGTTCGAACACTTGATCCTAGATATTTGATTTTTACCACAGTCGGGGGAAACGATCTATTAAGGAAAATTCCTAATGCGCGGATATCAGAGACTTTTGGAGAACTTGCGTCCGCTGTTAAGAATCATTTTCCTCGTGCTCAAAGAATCTATATTCACGTTCATCCAACGTTCAACGAATACGCAAATCAGAATAGAAAACAGATCGCAAATGAAATAGAGAAAGCAGATCCCGAAGGATGTTTCGTAAATCCCGATCCTTGCTTCTCGAACCCTTTGAAAGAAAGTGAGATGCTCGATGAAATTCACTACGGACGTTTACCAGCTCTATGTATAAAGAAGTTAATTAAAGATCAATGCAAGGTGGAAATAGGTGGAATTTACAATTGA
- a CDS encoding DUF4376 domain-containing protein: MNYILEKSTNIVLFYNSSKKQLSGKDAWALFKPDLHKVVFSLDYNSDVGKVFKASISNGIAHEFIKKTVYLKVNHLGSRELISWEDEIDESTETTDIPLTDEPFQKHVQGQGWQVDLVKKKEFLHNKVNFICSQKIVSGFTSSALGSVHTYDSDRDDQLNLIGSVSQGTDVYYMCKNSENPPVPDYRQHTAQQIKQVLADGAQRKLFLLQRANTLKLEIASAQTNTQLIAINIDGGWQ; this comes from the coding sequence ATGAATTACATTTTAGAAAAATCAACCAATATAGTTCTATTCTACAATAGCTCAAAAAAGCAATTGTCGGGCAAAGACGCATGGGCTTTATTCAAACCCGATTTACACAAAGTGGTATTCTCACTTGACTACAATTCGGATGTGGGTAAAGTTTTTAAAGCTTCGATCTCTAATGGAATTGCTCATGAATTTATTAAAAAAACAGTTTATTTGAAAGTCAACCATCTGGGATCTAGAGAATTAATTTCTTGGGAAGATGAAATTGATGAATCAACTGAAACAACAGACATACCTTTAACAGACGAACCATTCCAAAAGCACGTTCAAGGACAAGGCTGGCAGGTTGATTTGGTCAAGAAGAAGGAGTTTTTACATAACAAAGTAAATTTTATCTGTTCGCAGAAAATCGTTAGCGGTTTTACATCAAGTGCATTGGGTTCCGTTCACACATATGACTCAGATCGAGACGATCAACTCAATTTGATTGGTTCGGTGTCGCAAGGAACGGACGTATATTATATGTGCAAGAACTCTGAGAATCCTCCTGTCCCGGATTACAGACAGCACACAGCACAGCAAATCAAACAAGTACTTGCTGATGGAGCACAAAGAAAACTGTTTCTTCTTCAAAGAGCAAACACTTTGAAGCTAGAGATCGCTAGTGCTCAGACCAATACTCAATTAATTGCAATAAACATTGACGGAGGATGGCAATGA
- a CDS encoding DUF488 family protein, N3 subclade, translating to MKIYTSYYGNLRNLEEENIIPICISQTVPKYLKGMAYCDKLAPNRDMHERGYSWDEFRLRVLTPLDQQLIFMELEDLGKGKDIALCCYEKDPLTCHRHLVGEWLSLKSGVPVQEWVKEDPQPLLF from the coding sequence ATGAAGATCTATACTTCTTATTATGGCAATCTCCGGAATCTCGAAGAGGAAAACATAATTCCTATTTGTATCTCTCAGACCGTTCCAAAATATCTTAAGGGAATGGCATATTGCGACAAGCTAGCTCCGAATAGGGATATGCATGAACGAGGATACAGCTGGGACGAATTTAGATTGCGAGTATTAACTCCGCTTGATCAACAATTGATTTTTATGGAACTCGAAGATCTAGGGAAAGGAAAGGATATTGCTTTATGTTGTTATGAGAAAGATCCACTCACTTGTCATAGACATCTGGTTGGTGAATGGCTTTCCCTGAAATCAGGCGTACCGGTACAGGAGTGGGTCAAGGAAGATCCTCAACCTCTCTTGTTCTAA
- a CDS encoding phage tail protein, whose product MPTSTALVLPNSQRKRPRYNANQRVNAKTIGQVPGLEDDIVLYPESIAEFLGKLFDLGSTEPQLVGGDLASFTISQINVESGMFLVGSKIYFLEPLTLIPTDAAYWGFYEFQFEEVASDEVSLQFWDAVTKIPFNDLADVRTAYKVNVRENYNTTAAFPTVSAGWTKLIEYKKDAAFGDIIEANKLLNSIKLPKSKSGTLATNEDLLALQAQLDAAVNKQIPLGCSTITDDLDELTEQNGFVLSDGDDHLRSLLAPSLLAKLIKTVVSVTPGTDRVNSVAHGRTEGKLVKFGFTGGGITALTRYYVRNPTANDFQISLTPSGSIIDLTSDQTGEMLTHVGWGFGNGSTTINVPDRRGIISRGAGVHGSRAKAAGGNYDGGAPGFEGQDMFQNMTFADRYSDVVSNLGGGGSGNQAYPTTGTTGSPLANGAGTPRTGNETTGAWTGDTLKTRIF is encoded by the coding sequence ATGCCCACATCCACAGCCCTCGTATTACCCAACTCCCAACGAAAACGTCCGAGATATAATGCCAACCAAAGGGTTAACGCAAAGACTATCGGGCAAGTTCCCGGATTAGAAGACGATATCGTTCTTTATCCTGAGTCCATTGCAGAGTTCTTAGGAAAACTCTTTGATCTTGGATCAACTGAACCACAATTAGTGGGTGGAGACCTCGCATCTTTCACGATTTCACAGATCAATGTTGAAAGTGGAATGTTCTTGGTTGGGAGCAAAATCTATTTCCTTGAGCCACTGACTCTCATTCCAACTGATGCTGCTTATTGGGGTTTCTATGAATTCCAATTCGAAGAAGTTGCAAGCGATGAAGTGAGTCTACAATTCTGGGATGCGGTAACCAAAATTCCGTTTAACGACTTGGCTGATGTCCGAACGGCTTATAAAGTTAATGTGCGCGAGAATTACAACACGACCGCTGCCTTCCCTACGGTTTCTGCAGGATGGACAAAGCTCATTGAATACAAGAAGGATGCTGCCTTCGGTGATATAATTGAAGCAAATAAACTTCTTAATTCGATCAAACTTCCGAAATCTAAGTCCGGGACTCTGGCGACCAACGAAGATCTTCTCGCGTTACAAGCACAACTCGATGCAGCGGTGAATAAGCAGATCCCATTGGGTTGTAGTACGATCACCGATGATCTCGATGAACTCACGGAACAAAATGGTTTTGTCTTATCTGATGGAGATGATCACTTGCGATCTCTGTTAGCTCCGAGTCTTCTAGCTAAATTAATTAAAACCGTTGTTTCTGTTACACCAGGAACTGATCGAGTTAATTCCGTAGCTCATGGAAGAACTGAAGGAAAATTAGTAAAATTTGGATTCACTGGTGGAGGTATCACAGCACTCACTCGATACTACGTCAGGAATCCGACTGCGAATGATTTCCAAATTTCTCTAACACCAAGTGGCTCGATAATCGATCTCACATCCGACCAAACTGGAGAGATGTTAACTCATGTTGGATGGGGATTTGGCAACGGATCAACAACAATAAACGTGCCAGATCGTAGAGGTATAATCTCAAGAGGAGCAGGAGTTCATGGATCGCGGGCGAAGGCTGCTGGAGGGAATTACGATGGAGGAGCTCCTGGATTCGAAGGTCAAGATATGTTCCAGAATATGACATTCGCAGATAGATACAGTGATGTAGTATCAAATCTAGGTGGTGGAGGTTCAGGAAATCAGGCGTATCCTACTACTGGAACGACTGGATCGCCTTTAGCTAACGGTGCAGGAACTCCGCGAACAGGTAACGAAACAACAGGTGCATGGACTGGTGACACACTTAAAACGAGGATATTCTAA
- a CDS encoding ASCH domain-containing protein codes for MTINEYLIKFKDTSFYPKILSVQQPWALLIVLGYKDIENRNWRTNYRGEFLVHAGKTFDKDSLLYIQEEWGILEGMTKSDFETGGIVGKSSIIDCVSSSNSKFFFGKYGFELDTSKSERLDFLPYKGQLNFFSYRQ; via the coding sequence ATGACAATTAACGAATATTTAATTAAGTTTAAGGATACATCATTCTATCCAAAGATTCTATCAGTCCAACAACCTTGGGCTTTGTTGATCGTTCTAGGATATAAAGACATAGAGAACAGGAATTGGAGAACAAATTATCGAGGAGAGTTCTTAGTTCACGCTGGAAAAACTTTTGATAAAGACTCTCTTCTTTACATTCAAGAAGAGTGGGGAATTCTCGAGGGAATGACCAAATCTGATTTTGAAACTGGTGGAATTGTCGGAAAGTCATCGATCATCGATTGTGTTTCGTCTTCGAACTCAAAATTCTTTTTTGGAAAGTATGGATTTGAGCTGGATACCTCGAAAAGCGAAAGATTGGACTTCCTACCTTACAAAGGTCAACTCAACTTTTTCTCATACAGACAATGA